From the Gossypium hirsutum isolate 1008001.06 chromosome A02, Gossypium_hirsutum_v2.1, whole genome shotgun sequence genome, the window TGGCTGTTGTGAAATGTCGAGACACCCAAGAATCTCTCAGTTCCGATATATCAACCGAATGTGACGGAGTGGTAGCTTCAGATGGAAGTAATAACAAGCTAATGGGATCTTCTGGTTACGGTAATGGTGAGTACCATACTGATTCAAGAACATATgattttggtttaaatattgGATGTGTTTATAATCATCTTGGACATAAAGAAGCGAGCGACGAGGAAAACCATTGCTAATCTTTTGTGATAAATGACTCTATAAATTACTCCGATACATCCTACTTAATGGATTCATGTTCATTTGCATCACAAGATATGAGCTTGTCAAGCATTTGTTCTATGTCAGTGGAAGACAAGGATAAGTTTGAGGAGCTGGAGTTTGAGCTTGATGCCATTAATTTACAGTATCAGCAGTGTTTCCAAGAGCTCATGAGGTTGAAAAATGCAGCAATGGAGAACGCCAAAAAGAGGTGGATAACAAAGAAGAAAGTATCTGTTATGTGATGTGCAGTTTCCCTCTTCCCCTTTagtagtttttcttttttttcttttttcaaatataGAAACTCTTTTGTTGAcagatttcattttttttaatgtttctaAATATTGGATTTATGTTTGGATTTGAGTCCATTTAAACTTTGAGACTCTAAATTTCAATCTCAATCTTTAAATCCTtttaaatatagaaattaaaatgataaaaaaattctgGTATTATATTTGTAGTATAACTAAATTGTCAAACTCCATAACCAAATAGCTTGTTGATAGAGTAAATGCACGTGGGTTTTAAGCTCTAAAGGTCAAAATTTTGTAAGCTTTAAGCTTAATATCATCAACGTCCCGTAGACCGGACCAAAGGGCAACTTGTGTTACTAACATAAAGATATCCCAGAAATTGTGCCTTTGATTTGGCCAAGGCATTTGAAGCCCAtataaacattaatatttaaGCAAACTCGAATCTCCATTTGGCATATAAATCTAAATCTGATAAGGCATCTTATGATAATATACTAAGCTGTTCCATAATTTAAAACAAACTACGACTATATTGTCAACTCTCTATTTTATTCCATCTCATGCTTACAAGAAAAAGTCGAAAGGGAGATGAAGTTTTCATATGACAACCTAAAATAACATAAAGTTAATGTTTTCACAAGCAACTTTCTCAAGTTCTCCCATTCAGTTTGCTGGTATCCTTTTATCAAGGATATAAATGCAGCAAAATTTGTATGGAGGTAACCTTATCGTGAAGGGCAACTAGGTTTTTTTGCAATTCCAGCAACTATACAACCTTGGTCCAGCTCCAGCTATTTCATGTCGTTACTAAGATTATCTTTTCAGGGTGACTGAAGGTTGATTCTAGGTTAGTTTGAGTTTTGGACCTGCAACATAAAACATAGTAACAGGCACGCCTGATATAGTTCTTAATCACAACATAAAGCACATTTTAtctacttttgaaaagtttgacaTTGACTATTATTACTACCAAACAGTGatttcgaaaaaaattaaatttctactttttttttttgtataaattatgaGTTTTTTCTGTCTGTTTTATAGTTTGAATATAGTTTTGTTTGGGTTGAATGTGGTTTTCAGGTAAAGCTTTTGTAATAATGTGGCTCTAGGATTCAAACTTGATTCAAATGCTTGATGAAAAAAATTCACTTCTACATTGAGATTATGAGCTTGGAGAAAACAAATAATCTATTAGGCCTTGATGCAATTTAACATTTATATCACTaccatcaatcttttttattATGAACCAATCCATCATCTTATAAGAGGCTTGAAGCATATTCTTATACAAACCGATATAACAATTTTCACACCAATAAGCAAGAAATCGTAAAACCCAATCAACAAAAAGAAGGGGGGGAGGGGGTTCAATCTCATCTAAGAAGAACTATGAATCTTAAAAAGAGCAGAATTTCTATAAGAATGTTAAACCCTGAACACCAAAAGGCAAAAGTGCCTAGtagcaaatttaccattttcgtGTCCATCAAATTCTAGGAATTGATTGTGTTTAGTACACACACACACTACAAGATCACTGGTCAAACTCCATGATTCCTTGATGTGATGACTATACAATGTTATAAAAGTGAGGGCGAATCACAATTAAACATGGATGGGATTCGGCTTTGTGGGTTTCCAAGATGTTCAACGTGCATTTGTATTGGGGCTGATTGTAAAATCAagatcaactcaattaaattatggaattaacCCTTCAGTTCAGTTCATCTAAAGTTCCAAATTTGGAAGATACGACAGTGGTAGTAAGCCAGTGAGAGAAAGGTTGTCGGTGTAGTATTGGCAAGAATCATAACCAGCTGgcgattaaaacataaaaaaaatcaatgggAACTGAGACCTTTTGGTATGCTATGTCCATGTCTCACAACTCACCAACCATAATTTCAGGCGGTGTTCTCTCGGACCCATTCTATCCTCCAAATTAAATGTAGTTTTCATAGAGTGGGGCTTTacctctttcctttttcttaaaaACATCAAAACCAGATGTCCAAAATCTCTTCTTTTCAAGCTCATAGATTCTTTCCTGTCCCGTCTGTAAAAATCTATATGGATGAAAACACAGAAAGAATAAGCTAttatacaatacaatacaatactgTCTAGATCTCCCATTTCACTGTTCGTATTCTCTTTGCAAGTTTCATCACCGAAAAATGAATCACAAATCCGAAGAATAAAACCCAAATTCTAGAAATAACatttgaatgaaaaataaataaaatgccaaATGGAATGGTTTGACAATTTGACAGTAGAGATCGAGTAACTATGTCCCCTTCTTCATATCATGGCATTGATTATTCCCCATGTGGCTGATGCAACAACAGCTGTAACGAATAATGGGAACCCTAGTGACGGCGATGAAGAAGGCGGTTGAGGGATGTTGCCGAAGACAGTCGTGTAAGACGGTGACGATGCAGTGTCCGGTAATGCAGAAGGACCGTAAGAAGGAGCAAGTGCTGCAGAGCCGTTGCCTGAAAGCACAGCGATGTACAGCTTCTGCTTCTTTTCACAGTGACCAGGCTCCCCACTGGTGAAGAAATACTCCCCAGGCTTAGTGATGTTGAACAGTGAGTTGCCATTGTTCATGTACAAGATTGGATCTTTGAGGTCACAACTGTTGTAGGATTGTTCCGTCACTTGGATCACTGAATCTTGACTTGGTGGGTATAGGAACACTGCAAAAAGAGTGGGGAAATATCAGTTTTTGAAAGCTATTTTGGATGAAACAAACATGGAGAAGAAGAGGAACTTACAGAGAGAGTCTCCGAGCTTGAAGGAATGGTTTTTGGACCATTTGGCATATACTTGGGGATTTGCTGATGTTGGAATGCCCCAAGCATCTAAATCTCCAACCTTGTACTGAGAACAAAAGACTTCGGCTTGCAATAAAAAGAGAAGCTGACAAGCACATATGAAATGTTTTGTGAGACATCTAAGATTGGCCATCTTTCTTTGCTTGTTTCTCAAATGTTGGGAGTGAAGGACAATAGAGATGTGAAATCAAATCTTATTGGCCTCAACTCAGCGTCTAAAATACATAGATTGGTGGAGCTTAAAGAACATGCTTTGTTGAGTTGTTGACCTTAATACCCTTGTGAGGGATATATACTTTATTAGTTTTAAGCTTATGAATTTGGTAATTAGATACTCTTTGGTATTTTAAATTCACAACTaagttcattttaatttttaaatttgaaaaaatataaaattcgatGATACATTATCACCTAAAAATGTCACATCGTCCAACATTGTAGTCACACAAACACAAGAATTTGATAAATTAGAGATGTTATAGGAAATCC encodes:
- the LOC107951182 gene encoding mavicyanin, whose product is MANLRCLTKHFICACQLLFLLQAEVFCSQYKVGDLDAWGIPTSANPQVYAKWSKNHSFKLGDSLLFLYPPSQDSVIQVTEQSYNSCDLKDPILYMNNGNSLFNITKPGEYFFTSGEPGHCEKKQKLYIAVLSGNGSAALAPSYGPSALPDTASSPSYTTVFGNIPQPPSSSPSLGFPLFVTAVVASATWGIINAMI